Proteins from a single region of Candidatus Wallbacteria bacterium:
- a CDS encoding class I SAM-dependent methyltransferase, with protein MKTFYEGHDKAYQNRKASGAQGWDNSEKGYAEFEAEVKSMLSKGNAPLSGKLLELGCGAGNMTVWLSGLGYDTYGIDIAPTAIEWARERAEKLGVAVSLTLGNVIELAEFKDSFFDFVFDSHCLHCIIGPDRLKLLKSIHRVLKPNGYLLINTMCGPVKIDEFHKLDNANTFDPASKCAVSKSGISSRYFGDPEDIFQELKTSGFELLSHEIKTEENGIIHYLLADARKK; from the coding sequence ATGAAAACCTTTTACGAAGGCCATGACAAGGCATATCAAAATCGCAAGGCTTCAGGCGCACAGGGATGGGATAATTCAGAGAAAGGTTATGCTGAATTCGAAGCTGAAGTGAAATCAATGCTTTCTAAGGGAAACGCTCCGTTATCCGGGAAACTTCTGGAACTGGGCTGTGGTGCCGGGAATATGACCGTCTGGCTCTCCGGACTGGGCTATGATACTTATGGCATAGACATCGCGCCGACTGCCATTGAATGGGCTCGCGAACGGGCTGAAAAGCTGGGAGTTGCCGTCAGTCTGACTCTGGGAAATGTGATTGAACTAGCTGAATTCAAAGACAGCTTCTTCGATTTTGTCTTTGACAGCCACTGCCTGCACTGCATCATAGGACCTGACAGGTTGAAATTACTGAAAAGCATCCACCGTGTCCTCAAGCCTAATGGTTATCTCTTGATCAACACCATGTGCGGGCCTGTGAAGATTGATGAATTTCACAAACTCGACAACGCCAATACCTTTGACCCTGCCTCAAAATGCGCTGTCTCAAAAAGCGGAATATCTTCAAGATATTTCGGCGATCCTGAAGATATTTTCCAGGAACTGAAAACTTCAGGTTTTGAATTGCTGTCACACGAAATCAAAACCGAAGAAAATGGTATCATCCACTACCTGCTGGCTGACGCCAGGAAAAAGTGA
- a CDS encoding aminoglycoside 3'-phosphotransferase/choline kinase family protein: MSSKKPFFASVSNDSEYHQFSDDDKALLRGIAEICRRHQLPVEKLYRFEKKGSLVFSVNDQFVIKPCAPIYRDGFLRESAFLKKVGVRMPDAVPELVAIGEIDKWPYIVMRQLPGAALEDAWDQINPENRLEIMEGLGKIVRKLHEIPVNEIPELDIDWPEFIGNQLKNCRINQKKKGLAPEWLLQIDGYLETFKHTAIKPVILHTELMRRHVFVEKKQSGWKITGLIDFEPSMMGDRDYEFASAGLFVSCGNSALFREFLSGYGMSEAEMIPELSRKCMQYTLLHKYCNLLWFMEENPVPGAGTLPELEKGWFSFLK, from the coding sequence ATGAGCAGCAAAAAGCCATTTTTCGCATCTGTTTCAAACGACAGCGAGTATCATCAGTTCAGCGATGATGACAAGGCTTTGCTGCGAGGCATTGCCGAAATCTGCCGCAGGCATCAATTGCCAGTGGAAAAGCTTTACAGATTTGAAAAAAAAGGCTCGCTTGTTTTTTCTGTAAATGATCAATTCGTGATCAAGCCCTGCGCCCCGATTTACAGGGATGGATTTCTCCGTGAATCCGCTTTCCTGAAAAAAGTAGGGGTTCGGATGCCGGATGCAGTTCCGGAACTTGTCGCGATCGGAGAAATAGACAAATGGCCATATATAGTCATGCGGCAGCTGCCTGGTGCAGCCTTAGAAGATGCCTGGGATCAGATCAACCCTGAAAATCGGCTGGAGATCATGGAAGGTCTCGGAAAAATTGTCAGGAAGCTGCATGAAATTCCAGTGAATGAAATACCTGAACTGGACATCGACTGGCCTGAATTCATCGGAAATCAACTGAAAAACTGCAGGATTAATCAGAAAAAGAAAGGACTGGCACCTGAATGGCTCCTCCAGATCGATGGTTATCTTGAAACCTTCAAGCATACAGCGATAAAACCTGTCATTCTGCATACCGAATTGATGCGGCGTCATGTGTTTGTGGAAAAGAAGCAATCTGGATGGAAAATCACCGGCTTGATCGATTTCGAGCCCTCGATGATGGGAGACAGGGATTATGAATTCGCGTCAGCAGGATTGTTTGTCTCCTGCGGAAATTCAGCTCTGTTTCGGGAGTTTTTATCCGGATACGGGATGAGTGAAGCAGAAATGATTCCTGAATTGAGCAGGAAATGCATGCAGTACACTCTGCTGCATAAATACTGCAATCTATTGTGGTTCATGGAAGAAAACCCTGTGCCCGGTGCAGGGACTCTGCCTGAACTTGAAAAAGGCTGGTTCAGCTTTCTTAAGTAG